From Diospyros lotus cultivar Yz01 chromosome 4, ASM1463336v1, whole genome shotgun sequence, a single genomic window includes:
- the LOC127798800 gene encoding serine carboxypeptidase-like 7 isoform X2 — protein sequence MVASSCCTYKLKPKPFFFRLISIPNSNRSVDFMLLRLLTPCHQLNTTLNSKMDIRRSKAKLQLLFINRLVFFHLFLLHPLFLHQPAVALSVVESLPGFQGPLPFKLETGYIGVDEGEDVQLFYYFVKSESSPREDALVLWLTGGPGCSSFTAFAYEIGPLNFEVVQKDENLPTLALNPNSWSKVASIIFVDLPVGTGFSYGRTFHASHSTDLQACDQAYQFMRKWFDDHSEFLQNPFYVGGDSYSGITVPIIFQLMSNGNEADLKPHINLKGYILGNPVTNVGDGIRYRIPFAHGMGLISDELYESLKRSCKGQFDDVDPGNTECLKGLEAYTQCTSKLNHAQILEPHCAFASPKWQEFFTERRFLDENDMGLLLSDQSPCALYSRSNGYRLSYRWLNDDGVQEALHIRKGSIAKWSRCNYGVAYIIKISSSFPYHVNLSKKGYRSLIYSGDHDLVVPFFGTQAWIRSLNYSIVEDWRSWVVQGQVAGYARTYSNRMTFATVKGGGHTAPEYRPVECAAMFKRWISRQPL from the exons ATGGTAGCTTCAAGTTGTTGTACCTATAAACTCAAACCAAAACCATTTTTCTTCAGATTAATTAGTATCCCAAATTCCAATCGCTCTGTAGATTTCATGTTGCTCAGATTACTCACTCCTTGCCATCAATTAAACACAACCCTGAATTCAAAAATGGATATCCGACGGTCAAAGGCCAAGCTGCAGCTGTTGTTCATCAATCGCTTGGTCTTCTTCCATCTGTTTCTGCTACATCCTCTTTTCCTTCATCAGCCGGCGGTGGCTCTCTCCGTGGTTGAGTCTCTCCCTGGATTCCAAGGCCCTCTTCCTTTCAAGCTCGAAACCGG GTATATAGGAGTTGACGAAGGAGAAGATGTGCAGCTATTCTACTACTTTGTGAAGTCTGAGTCCAGCCCCAGAGAGGACGCTCTTGTTTTATGGCTAACTGGAGGACCCGGCTGCTCCTCCTTCACTGCTTTTGCTTATGAAATAG GCCCATTAAACTTTGAAGTTGTGCAGAAAGATGAAAATTTACCTACTTTAGCCTTGAATCCAAATTCATGGTCCAAG GTGGCAAGTATAATTTTTGTGGATTTACCTGTTGGTACTGGATTTTCTTATGGAAGAACTTTCCATGCTTCTCATTCTACTGATTTACAAGCATGTGACCAAGCTTATCAATTTATGAGAAAG TGGTTTGATGATCATTCAGAATTTCTCCAAAACCCATTCTATGTTGGTGGAGACTCTTACTCTGGCATCACCGTTCCAATTATCTTCCAACTGATGTCAAATG GAAATGAAGCAGACCTCAAACCACATATCAATCTTAAG GGTTACATACTTGGCAACCCTGTAACAAATGTTGGTGATGGAATACGCTATCGGATTCCATTTGCTCATGGAATGGGACTCATTTCAGATGAACTCTATGAG tcTTTGAAGAGAAGTTGTAAAGGGCAGTTTGATGATGTAGATCCAGGCAATACAGAGTGTTTGAAGGGTCTCGAAGCTTACACCCAG TGTACTAGTAAGCTCAACCATGCTCAAATTTTGGAACCACATTGTGCTTTTGCTTCGCCAAAATGGCAGGAATTCTTTACTGAAAGAAGATTTTTGGATGAGAATGACATGGGGCTCCTCCTTTCCGATCAGTCACCCTGTGCATTATATAGCCGT TCAAATGGATATCGACTTTCCTACCGTTGGCTTAACGACGATGGTGTCCAAGAAGCACTCCATATAAGAAAG GGAAGCATAGCTAAGTGGTCAAGATGCAACTATGGAGTGGCTTACATTATCAAAATCTCGAGCAGTTTTCCATATCATGTAAACCTCAGCAAAAAAGGTTACAGATCTCTCATTTACAG TGGTGATCATGATCTGGTTGTCCCATTCTTTGGAACTCAAGCATGGATAAGATCCCTCAACTATTCCATTGTCGAAGACTGGCGTTCTTGGGTTGTTCAAGGCCAAGTTGCTGG TTACGCAAGGACTTACTCCAACCGGATGACGTTTGCTACTGTCAAG GGAGGAGGACACACAGCTCCAGAGTACAGGCCTGTTGAATGTGCTGCTATGTTCAAGAGATGGATTTCTCGTCAGCCTCTTTGA
- the LOC127798800 gene encoding serine carboxypeptidase-like 7 isoform X1: MVASSCCTYKLKPKPFFFRLISIPNSNRSVDFMLLRLLTPCHQLNTTLNSKMDIRRSKAKLQLLFINRLVFFHLFLLHPLFLHQPAVALSVVESLPGFQGPLPFKLETGYIGVDEGEDVQLFYYFVKSESSPREDALVLWLTGGPGCSSFTAFAYEIGPLNFEVVQKDENLPTLALNPNSWSKVASIIFVDLPVGTGFSYGRTFHASHSTDLQACDQAYQFMRKWFDDHSEFLQNPFYVGGDSYSGITVPIIFQLMSNGNEADLKPHINLKGYILGNPVTNVGDGIRYRIPFAHGMGLISDELYESLKRSCKGQFDDVDPGNTECLKGLEAYTQCTSKLNHAQILEPHCAFASPKWQEFFTERRFLDENDMGLLLSDQSPCALYSRSNGYRLSYRWLNDDGVQEALHIRKGSIAKWSRCNYGVAYIIKISSSFPYHVNLSKKGYRSLIYSGDHDLVVPFFGTQAWIRSLNYSIVEDWRSWVVQGQVAGYARTYSNRMTFATVKARNLSSLLALFNKDVMFFFFCPLSVFTSFG, from the exons ATGGTAGCTTCAAGTTGTTGTACCTATAAACTCAAACCAAAACCATTTTTCTTCAGATTAATTAGTATCCCAAATTCCAATCGCTCTGTAGATTTCATGTTGCTCAGATTACTCACTCCTTGCCATCAATTAAACACAACCCTGAATTCAAAAATGGATATCCGACGGTCAAAGGCCAAGCTGCAGCTGTTGTTCATCAATCGCTTGGTCTTCTTCCATCTGTTTCTGCTACATCCTCTTTTCCTTCATCAGCCGGCGGTGGCTCTCTCCGTGGTTGAGTCTCTCCCTGGATTCCAAGGCCCTCTTCCTTTCAAGCTCGAAACCGG GTATATAGGAGTTGACGAAGGAGAAGATGTGCAGCTATTCTACTACTTTGTGAAGTCTGAGTCCAGCCCCAGAGAGGACGCTCTTGTTTTATGGCTAACTGGAGGACCCGGCTGCTCCTCCTTCACTGCTTTTGCTTATGAAATAG GCCCATTAAACTTTGAAGTTGTGCAGAAAGATGAAAATTTACCTACTTTAGCCTTGAATCCAAATTCATGGTCCAAG GTGGCAAGTATAATTTTTGTGGATTTACCTGTTGGTACTGGATTTTCTTATGGAAGAACTTTCCATGCTTCTCATTCTACTGATTTACAAGCATGTGACCAAGCTTATCAATTTATGAGAAAG TGGTTTGATGATCATTCAGAATTTCTCCAAAACCCATTCTATGTTGGTGGAGACTCTTACTCTGGCATCACCGTTCCAATTATCTTCCAACTGATGTCAAATG GAAATGAAGCAGACCTCAAACCACATATCAATCTTAAG GGTTACATACTTGGCAACCCTGTAACAAATGTTGGTGATGGAATACGCTATCGGATTCCATTTGCTCATGGAATGGGACTCATTTCAGATGAACTCTATGAG tcTTTGAAGAGAAGTTGTAAAGGGCAGTTTGATGATGTAGATCCAGGCAATACAGAGTGTTTGAAGGGTCTCGAAGCTTACACCCAG TGTACTAGTAAGCTCAACCATGCTCAAATTTTGGAACCACATTGTGCTTTTGCTTCGCCAAAATGGCAGGAATTCTTTACTGAAAGAAGATTTTTGGATGAGAATGACATGGGGCTCCTCCTTTCCGATCAGTCACCCTGTGCATTATATAGCCGT TCAAATGGATATCGACTTTCCTACCGTTGGCTTAACGACGATGGTGTCCAAGAAGCACTCCATATAAGAAAG GGAAGCATAGCTAAGTGGTCAAGATGCAACTATGGAGTGGCTTACATTATCAAAATCTCGAGCAGTTTTCCATATCATGTAAACCTCAGCAAAAAAGGTTACAGATCTCTCATTTACAG TGGTGATCATGATCTGGTTGTCCCATTCTTTGGAACTCAAGCATGGATAAGATCCCTCAACTATTCCATTGTCGAAGACTGGCGTTCTTGGGTTGTTCAAGGCCAAGTTGCTGG TTACGCAAGGACTTACTCCAACCGGATGACGTTTGCTACTGTCAAGGCGAGAAATTTGTCCTCTTTGCTTGCTCTATTCAACAAAGATGtgatgttttttttcttttgtcccCTTTCTGTTTTTACAAGTTTTGGTTAG